In the genome of Littorina saxatilis isolate snail1 unplaced genomic scaffold, US_GU_Lsax_2.0 scaffold_2413, whole genome shotgun sequence, the window cactttgtcatcattttcacgagttttcattcacaagcacctgggaaataaatctcatgttccccggggaataaatccccggttaccatagttgcaggaagccctattacatggataatcaaaagcaaacccaatagaaacgctcgaggattcttcggctcttttcattggcgtttccccagacctaaactgacgacactgcttcgccaagttccaaatacgaactggcaaactggcaaatgtaaacaaaaaacaaaactacctcatcaaaggtcatacatttatgctttatcgcaaacaaatgaaacctatcgatatgttttatcttctcacaaagtcatggagtgcgcacgtatctctgtttggagaaacacgaacgtaagtttaagtcaaaccaattgacccctgacacacacattttgacccgtgcacaagacgttgtatcgataaactacgcgcaaataaaaaataataataaaaaagcaaagaacatagcaacaagaaatgaagacatctgacaaagccgagcaagcagaatgacaagtctaatgaaaaacagagaggcaatgagaaacaagatcgcgattatctttccttcgcggcacgacgcaaatcgtttgtgtcctttgacccaattcgtgcagtgctgcacgatgcaaatcttctgtgacctttgactcaacgtagcttcaatattcgattactaatatttaccactgaaaaccgaggggtggaataccgagaggggcagggtggtagggcgatggtgaaatgtaatgaagagacacgtgtagcaataagagaaaaccgattctgcaataacacaaacaagaacaaaaaacccaacactgacctatatgaatatttaatcaataatatgatcgtctgcgttgcaggtgtgcaagtgaagggttggggggggggggggggtaacttgatcattaatttgtgtgtgtcagtgtttgtgttcatggactgattgtgagggagggggagggtggggtggggtgtgtttcaggttttggtgtgggtatgaaacgagcaaaacaatacccacaccacaaaatcttggaggcaaaaaacactcgccgtcgcatcattttgtccgcacaatattatatgcaccaacaaccggaaagaaaggtgacaatggaaaaagactcatctttgcttcctgcgattccttgcccccgactcgaacgtcgcacgataatccacataacagatctgttgtgagatggtcaacgctgactgtgcaagcaaatcacctcgtttgaaatacgacaatcccatcgctcgaatgcaacatgtgggcactatcgtctcaaaggcgcttgctgttggtttcacacaccactctgtagtcggaacctacagaacttcgcatcctcaaacctgacatacttgtctcaacattataaactcaaatcacacacagtaagttgctttcgcacgccagctttgaacaacgtgctggggccccgaacatgcattataataacagaactcgcgtttcaaaccatggctccctgtgttgatttttcacttaatgttgaaccaccaaaatgatgacaaaaacgatgtttgatggtttattgccagaccagcttttttgtcggtcctcggggggcatatcgacttttgtttcatatttattgaccgcggccttcggccttggtcaataaatatgaaacaaaagacgatatgctccccctcggaccgacaaaaaagctggtctgtcaacaacccatcaaacatcttatagtgTCAATTCTCGCCCCTCTGAATGCCGCAGAGCTTTCTTCGCGCATGAATGACGACACACCTGACCCAGATAGCACGCTGTGTATCAACAGTAGGCCTAAGCCTGTCTTGTGTGCATGAAAACATTGACACCGCCAACCAGTCTTCTGAAGTCGGGGCAAAGGAAGCTCCGTTGTTCGATATACTTTCAACGCTGCCTGAGAACAAGAAAGCAAAGCTGAAATCTACGTTCAGGAACAATAGGTTTGAGAAAATAGTATGTCAGACCAAAGGTGGCAAGAAAACGCTGCTTGCTGAAAGTGACGATTGTATTCTAGTGTTTGACTGTGAAATGTTTAAAACCAGAACGTATGACGTAATACCAGTGGCAGCAGAAACAGCTTCGGAGGACATGAGACGGGACATGCTTTACCTACGGAGAGGGCAGCAGGTGAACAGGGTCCGCCTCAGGGAAGAAATTGAGCAACTAAACACAGACTTGCATGAATATGTGCGTGTAATACGAACATTCCTCGAGACTGGAGAAAGACTGTGAATGTCTCTGCCTTTGTGTTGATATAAACAGCATCGTTATTCGCGATCGATCACATTGACATTGGTCTCAGACGAAAGACACTGTCGACttggatgtgaccaagtggatactAATTCCGGGTTCGGTTTTCCACCCGGTTTTGTTTGTACCGTACCTTCGTTGCGCGTGATGTGTAATAtccccattgcaaggggccgatggcctatagcaattaaactttcgtattcgtattcgtattctctctctctctctctctctctctctctctctctctctctctctctcgctctctctgtctctctctctgtctctctctgtctctctctctctctttattgatgttccattcatgtattttctactacttttctcatttattattactgtatgcttgATGTTTCTgtgattctagtcgggcgcacgcgtgaatatgtgtttgtgtgaatgtaaagggcacattgtaagattaagcctatggcctaaaatgtctaccctttatgtgaataaaatgttctaagtctaagtctaagtctaagtctctctctctctctctctctctctctctctctctctctctctctctctctctctctctctctctctctctctctctctctcacgagaTCCTtctacagaaattaaaatgttatttgaaaagttctagcactgtcgcttttttttactcttatcttaaagagagggttcaatctgtatacgtacacgatacgtactcttttcagggcactgtgaaatgtggagtgccacaggggtctgttttaggacctgtattattttgcatgtatataaatgatttgcccttgtacctacagtccgaatctgttgagtgtcatatgttagcagatgatactaccttacatgcaacagggaaaagccctgcacaaattcaagacaaattacaacagagcctaaacgatgtttctgagtggtgttctgcaaatcgtatgcttattaatccagttaaaacaaagtctatgataatcagcactcgccaaaaacatcaactttcagaaatgactctgagtctgtccctaaatgagcactccattgagcaagtagctgagcaccgtttactgggacttactgttgataataatctcaaatggcagactcacatcaatggaatctgcaaaaaaattgctaaaaacctgtttcttttgtcaaagttacaaagcattattaatctagacacaagaaaactattttacaatgcccacataaaaccccatattgattatgcttccatagtatgggacgggtgtagtgaagttcacttgaagaagctgaactcgctccagcgtagagctgctaaactagttctgcccagtccatctctttctacaaaggaaaagatgaaaagtattgggatgttaagcttaaaaaagcagcttttgtataataaatgttcatttatgtataaagtcgtctataaggacgccccaacatatcttatacaactcttcaaatcatctccgtcatattattcaaacactcgaaataaccttgccttgtcaaggccccgcatcgatttgtttaaaactagtttttcttattctggtgcgttcctttggaattcactacctgtaaatatcaagtcatgtctgtcattatcttcttttaaaagacagctccgaaagcacctctctaacgactaagtcggtgtacaatttgtgcgagtgtgtgtgaggatgtgtgaaagagaaagtgtatagtatgcttccaataaaaagcacacttttgaaattttgtttgtttgttatactTATTCCTACATAATtttgtgttatttgattttttgtttaaatgttttcattcttcatatttgttctttgtttcatgtgtgtattatagtagggactagctgtaagaaaggaccatatggacctaatgctatcatccctcggtaataaagttttcgagttcgagttctctctctctctctctctctctctctctctctctctctctctctctctctctctctctctctctctctctctctctctctctctctcttagtctctctctttatctagctctctctctctctctatctatctctctctatctctctcataAACAGAACACAGCAAGATTAGCCATTCTTTGAAAAGTAAGCTTTATTTTTTTCGTGATTATTTTTTCATTCGtacattcttttcttttttttcttcttctttttttttgaggggggggggggggggggtgcgggctTCGGCGGCACCCGAATAGCCACATGTGTCATTCTTCAAATCTTAGTACTAGCGGAAACCGTGTTACTCGAGttgtatatttttttgtttataaaaaaaacctaaGCCACAATTTTTCATGTAATTCAAAAAAAGCCCTTCTGAAACGATTGCTTGGTTTGCATGGACAGAATTTAGAAAACCTGTACAGACTAAGGGTTTAAGATCAGTAAATTGCGAACACTTCAAAGTCCATTACTCGCGTATCATGGAAACCAGACGATACACAGTTTTAAATCGATGAAACTTTTGAACAGGCACAGCCAATTAAAGAAAAAACatgatattttaaaatgttgtGCCATTCATTCAATTGTACATTTAATGTAAAGAATCAAGAGAATACAGTCCATTCACTTCTTAATATTTGGCGTGATCATTAAAAGGTATGACTTTTCATATCCAAAATATTACCTGGCTCTGGGGATCAACCCAAATTGAAAGATACTTGTTGGTAatatgtatttatttgtttcatTCAAAGTTAGTGTTGTACTGACGAAGGTATAAACAGAGACACCTGTACTGAAACATCTCTTGGGTTGTTCTATGTGTATTTTTAAAACCTTTTGAGTACCTTTCGACTTTTTCCAGATGGATCAAAGCTGTGTTACGGAGTGCCGGCATAGACACAGAGAAATACACAGCACATTCCACACGAAGTGCGAGTTGTAGTGCAGCAGAAAAGATAGGTGTGCCCTTGAAAACTATACTCAAAGCTGGTAGTTGGGCAAGTGACAGAGTGTTTGTAAAGTTCTACAAGAAAGATGTTTCTGTTTCACATTAATTTTTGGTCAGATAATTCTTGATGGTTACTTTGAGAATAAAAGTTAGAACTCTTTACCTTGTCTGATTGAGTGTGAGTTCACATAGACTGTTTCTGAAGTCTCACGTGACTACGTAGTGACGTAGTCAATAGATGACTAATAATTAGAAAATTAAACTAGACTTACGCTAGGAAGTTGAAGTTTAATTGAAATTATTAAGAGTCTATTGACAGGAACGGAGTAGTTACGTCCCTCCCTTGTCAGTAGATTTATAATGATTCAATAAACTGACCCTCCCTTTTAGTCGTCAGTCTAGTGACCACACACAGCTCAATTAACATTGACTTCTTGCTCATGCGCGCGTAATACTCACGTAACTCCTCCGTTCCTGTCAATAGACTCAATAATTTCAATTAAACTTCAACTTCCTAGCGTAAGTCTAGTTTAATATTCTaattaacaataagagctgagcgcatgtgtacataaccgtgacatacaactgtctgtccgacaacttgttgaataacgaattctatcgaaagatatttgtgaaagtgtgtgccGCTCTCGACCGAAGAGATCCGCctgctagtggtcggaccttTAGCACATGTCCGGCCGGcggccatttttcctctctcagttcgaacattttcggatcaattgtccttcactaatacactacaaagcaaatttatgagtgtggtagtggaaacaaatatgaggtaTGGCTGTCTGTccgacaacttgttgaataaggaattatattgaaagatatttgtgaaagtgtgagaccacagccgatcaaaagtccgtatgctacgaacagcttcgaatcgaaagttttcggggtcgattattcttttctaagatacccaaaacaacgttaaggaaagcgctattgcagaaaactgtgacatgcatcttcccgtcggataacttgctcgataaggccttctattaaaagatatttcagaaatagtgtgagagtgatCGTTTGCCGAATgttgaagcctctcagtgcggactcttaaagtccgactactgtgaccgaaaacgaggcaaacatgaaaattagtaataacaccgttaattactaattgtcacgtgaaaatggtaaccctagtaagccgtcatactaaGACCACTAGCTGGATCACAAAGGAGGGAAATCAGCTTCACCTTTCGCTCTCTGAATCCTCGCGCATGGTCTTGCGCAATGCCTCTCTTTTTTACAAGCTCATTGTCCTCTCTGGGAATGCTGTCTTCTTGCATCACTTTCTCCACAGTGAGGTTAATTCCGTGTTTGTATAGTAGCCTTTATCGCTGACAAAGTTCGATTTCGCTCTACAGGTTCTCGGCATGGCGCTTCTGAGGGTCatcggtgcgtgtgtgtacacgatctctgtctctgtgttctATTTCTGTATTGCACCGTTCCCCCTTTTGTCATAACCAAAGGAGATCCTGCACAGAAAAAAGTTTACGATATCTGTCTCTACATTCTATCGTTTCCTTGCACCATTCAACGAACCATTGTCACCACCAGCAGAGCTCATGCACAGACATAAGTCCACGATCTCTGTCTCCACATCCTATCTCTTTCACGCACCGTTCACCACACCATTCCAACCAGCAGAGATCACACAGAGAAAATAAAGTCAACAATCTCTGTCTCTACATACTATCTCTTTCCCGCACCGTTCACCACACCGTTCCCACCAGCAGAGATCTCTGTCTCTACATACTATCTCTTTCCCGTACCGTTCACCACACCGTTCCCACCAGCAGAGATCTCTGTCTCTACATACTATCTCTTTCCCGCACCGTTCACCACACCGTTCCCACCAGCAGAGATCTCTGTCTCTACATACTATCTCTTTCCCGCACTGTTCACCACACCGTTCCCACCAGCAGAGATCCTACAGAGGAAGAAGTCGACAATCTCCAGCAGGGTGAGGAGGCTGGCCCCGAGCAGCAGACCGAAGGCTCCCCCCACGTCACAGAAGAGCTGCAGCAGCGTGTAGCCCAGCTGCTTCTCCACCTTCTCGTAGGTCATGGAGGTGAGGTAGATCTCCAGGTGCACGAGGTTGCTGCGCCAGTACTGGGGATCCTGGCCCATGACGGTGGAGAACTCGTCCAAGAAGCGGTCTGAGAGGGGGTTGGAGGACGGTGTGACGCGGTACAGGTTCTCCTGGCACGGCTCCGGGCATAGGTCTTCGCAGTGGTTTCCACTCTGATGGGAGAAGAGTTAAAGTGGCAGACATATGTAGTTATCGTTGTTGATGtgcaggttgtgtgtgtggggggggggggcggggtgaggggggtgagaggtggggtggttgtgtgtgtgtgcgcgcattgtgtagtgtgtgtatgtatgtgtgtgtgtgtgtgtgtgtgtgtgtgtgtgcgtgtgtgtgtgtgtgtgtgtgtgctgtgtttttgtgtattttgaTTTTATTGTATTAGTTGATTTGATGGCTGGTTGGTTGCTTGTTAGGTTTGGGTTTGTGGGCGGGTGAGATGGTTGGTAGACTGTGGGTAAGTTGGTAGGTTGGCCGGCTTATTGcttcctttttttctcaagaTGTAATTCATATTTATGAGGAAGAAACATTTCATGACGAAGATTTTTTTATATTGATTTTAATGTCTTATGGTGTACTGACATAGGTTCCACGTTGATGAATGGTTTCATTCATTTCAATAGGTGCTAGAATAAGCTCTcacgttgaaaataaaagagGTAAGGAAGTAAGAGAAAACATCGCGACTCTTATGAACATCCATTGCGCCCCTCCTTGACCCTTCTAGTGAAGGGACACTGCACCGACCTGAACTTATTTTAAAACGTCTTGAGAAAGTTTGCCACtttaaagagagaaagagataagagAACAGAGGCTGAGAATGTGTGCTTATGTTGATTGCAGTGTTCCTTCACactgcattttgtttgtttgaagtcGTAAGAAAGTTTGCCACtttaaagagagaaagagataagagAACAGAGGCTGAGAATGTGTGCTTATGTTGATTGCAGTGTTCCTTCACactgcattttgtttgtttgaagtcGTAAGAAAGTTTGCCACTtaaaagagagaaagggatAAGAGAACAGAGGCTGAGAGTGTGTCCTTGTGTTTATTGCTGTGTTCCCTCACACTctgaaattaaaggcacagtaagcctcccgtaaaccatcacatatactgtcaggcttttacacacagtacaaacacccttccatttgaacactcaccgaacgggaacatcctaggtgccctacgtaaagagcgagcaattttcaaagaaataatttttcggattgtttccatctcaatcggacccatcctgaactcaggtcaaaaatgagttacttcccttcaactggcgatagccgtggagcgatgattatcagaatgattttggaccgtggtgcgttttggcgctagacctaacttttaaaatctaaataataaattctcagcttgttacacaaacattcttaaatcataaaagaattcttttttcatcaagacaagatcagtacaattcgaagttttgaaagtttgaaaaaagaaaagcccgaaagcagggtcacgcaaggtcgtgattttcgtagcagacggcggtttataggcagtcaaaagccatcgctagagttcttatgaatcacattcgtttgtttcgtgaCAAGTCAGAGGGGGGAACATGTCAatacgtcccaataccattacgtcccagtaccattacgtcccagtaccattacgtcccagtaccattacgtcccagtaccattgcgtcccaataccattgggtcccagtaccattgcgtcccagtaccattacgtcccaatacaattacgtgccattgcgtccccgtaccattaggtcccaataATAGGGAGTTTAATTTCTGAGATGTTACTGTAGCAGTGtagcgacacgttttgtaataaaagtgcgttttgtaataaattgatacaaatcgtgttcggattacacaatttttattacaaaacgcgttcaacacgatttgtaatgAA includes:
- the LOC138954426 gene encoding acid-sensing ion channel 5-like is translated as MNETIHQRGTYSGNHCEDLCPEPCQENLYRVTPSSNPLSDRFLDEFSTVMGQDPQYWRSNLVHLEIYLTSMTYEKVEKQLGYTLLQLFCDVGGAFGLLLGASLLTLLEIVDFFLCRISAGGNGVVNSAGKR